In Aegilops tauschii subsp. strangulata cultivar AL8/78 chromosome 3, Aet v6.0, whole genome shotgun sequence, one genomic interval encodes:
- the LOC109781564 gene encoding mitogen-activated protein kinase 8 isoform X4 produces the protein MQPDQHQQQQRRKGSSEMDFFSEYGDANRYKIQEVIGKGSYGVVCSAIDQHTGDKVAIKKIHNIFEHLSDAARILREIKLLRLLRHPDIVEIRHIMLPPSRRDFKDIYVVFELMDTDLHQVIKANDDLTKEHHQFFLYQMLRALKYIHTANVYHRDLKPKNILANANCKLKICDFGLARVAFNDTPTTVFWTDYVATRWYRAPELCGSFFTKYSPAIDIWSIGCIFAEILTGKPLFPGKNVVHQLDLMTDLLGTPSLDTVSRIRNEKARRYLSSMRKKQPVCFSERFPKADPAALKLMQRLLAFDPKDRPTAEEALADPYFKGLGKVEREPSCQPISKFEFEFERKKVTKEDVKELIFREILEYHPQLLKDYMNGTEKTNFLYPSAVDNFRRQFANLEENGGKGGAIVPSDRKHVSLPSSLVISWYYGIALHDKRWSGLLQFILHQFLQKIRSLPKFPKGFQQVDQEEWLAR, from the exons ATGCAGCCGGACCAGCACCAGCAGCAGCAGCGGAGGAAG GGTTCATCGGAGATGGACTTCTTCAGTGAATATGGCGATGCTAATAGATACAAAATTCAGGAAGTCATCGGTAAAGGGAGTTACGGTGTCGTTTGTTCAGCTATTGACCAACATACTGGCGACAAGGTGGCAATCAAGAAAATACACAATATCTTTGAGCATTTATCTGATGCTGCTCGGATCCTCCGTGAGATCAAATTACTCCGCCTATTGAGACATCCTGATATAGTTGAGATCAGGCATATAATGTTGCCTCCGTCAAGGAGGGATTTCAAGGATATTTATGTCGTCTTTGAGCTGATGGATACAGACCTCCACCAAGTCATCAAGGCCAATGATGACTTAACCAAAGAACACCATCAGTTCTTTCTCTATCAGATGCTTCGTGCACTGAAATATATTCATACCG CTAATGTTTATCATCGTGATTTGAAGCCAAAGAATATATTGGCAAATGCTAACTGTAAACTCAAAATATGTGATTTTGGGCTAGCACGAGTGGCATTCAATGACACTCCCACGACTGTATTTTGGACG GATTATGTTGCTACTAGATGGTATAGGGCTCCTGAGCTTTGTGGATCTTTCTTTACTAAG TATTCACCAGCTATTGACATATGGAGTATTGGTTGCATTTTTGCGGAGATTTTAACTGGGAAACCTTTGTTTCCTGGTAAAAATGTAGTTCACCAGTTGGATTTAATGACTGATCTCTTGGGTACGCCGTCACTGGATACTGTTTCCAGG ATCCGGAATGAGAAGGCAAGGAGGTACTTGAGTAGTATGAGGAAAAAACAACCGGTATGTTTTTCTGAGAGGTTCCCCAAAGCAGATCCTGCTGCACTCAAACTTATGCAGCGGCTTTTAGCATTTGACCCCAAGGATAGACCAACGGCAGAAGAG GCGTTAGCTGATCCATATTTTAAAGGCCTTGGGAAGGTAGAGAGAGAACCATCCTGCCAGCCAATATCGAAATTTGAGTTTGAGTTTGAACGGAAAAAGGTGACAAAAGAGGACGTAAAGGAACTTATATTCCGTGAGATATTGGAGTATCATCCTCAACTTCTCAAGGATTACATGAATGGAACTGAAAAAACGAACTTCCTATATCCTAG TGCTGTAGACAATTTCCGAAGGCAATTTGCTAACTTGGAGGAAAATGGAGGGAAGGGAGGGGCAATCGTTCCATCGGACAGGAAGCATGTTTCACTCCCCAG TTCTTTGGTGATCTCATGGTACTATGGAATCGCTTTACATGACAAAAGATGGTCAG GACTACTACAGTTCATTCTACACCAATTCCTCCAAAAGATCAGAAGTCTTCCCAAGTTCCCCAAAGGATTCCAACAG GTAGACCAGGAAGAGTGGTTGGCCCGGTAA
- the LOC109781564 gene encoding mitogen-activated protein kinase 8 isoform X1 translates to MQPDQHQQQQRRKGSSEMDFFSEYGDANRYKIQEVIGKGSYGVVCSAIDQHTGDKVAIKKIHNIFEHLSDAARILREIKLLRLLRHPDIVEIRHIMLPPSRRDFKDIYVVFELMDTDLHQVIKANDDLTKEHHQFFLYQMLRALKYIHTANVYHRDLKPKNILANANCKLKICDFGLARVAFNDTPTTVFWTDYVATRWYRAPELCGSFFTKYSPAIDIWSIGCIFAEILTGKPLFPGKNVVHQLDLMTDLLGTPSLDTVSRIRNEKARRYLSSMRKKQPVCFSERFPKADPAALKLMQRLLAFDPKDRPTAEEALADPYFKGLGKVEREPSCQPISKFEFEFERKKVTKEDVKELIFREILEYHPQLLKDYMNGTEKTNFLYPSAVDNFRRQFANLEENGGKGGAIVPSDRKHVSLPRTTTVHSTPIPPKDQKSSQVPQRIPTGRPGRVVGPVIPFENSCAMDPYSQRRVARNPVLPAAATNVSAYAYHRKSDSSERELQQELEKDRMQYQPMQRFMDAKMVSPDLRSTSYYMPKGVPKADVAERTGLQPNMMQGIAPFNGIAAVGGSYNKASAVQYGVSRMY, encoded by the exons ATGCAGCCGGACCAGCACCAGCAGCAGCAGCGGAGGAAG GGTTCATCGGAGATGGACTTCTTCAGTGAATATGGCGATGCTAATAGATACAAAATTCAGGAAGTCATCGGTAAAGGGAGTTACGGTGTCGTTTGTTCAGCTATTGACCAACATACTGGCGACAAGGTGGCAATCAAGAAAATACACAATATCTTTGAGCATTTATCTGATGCTGCTCGGATCCTCCGTGAGATCAAATTACTCCGCCTATTGAGACATCCTGATATAGTTGAGATCAGGCATATAATGTTGCCTCCGTCAAGGAGGGATTTCAAGGATATTTATGTCGTCTTTGAGCTGATGGATACAGACCTCCACCAAGTCATCAAGGCCAATGATGACTTAACCAAAGAACACCATCAGTTCTTTCTCTATCAGATGCTTCGTGCACTGAAATATATTCATACCG CTAATGTTTATCATCGTGATTTGAAGCCAAAGAATATATTGGCAAATGCTAACTGTAAACTCAAAATATGTGATTTTGGGCTAGCACGAGTGGCATTCAATGACACTCCCACGACTGTATTTTGGACG GATTATGTTGCTACTAGATGGTATAGGGCTCCTGAGCTTTGTGGATCTTTCTTTACTAAG TATTCACCAGCTATTGACATATGGAGTATTGGTTGCATTTTTGCGGAGATTTTAACTGGGAAACCTTTGTTTCCTGGTAAAAATGTAGTTCACCAGTTGGATTTAATGACTGATCTCTTGGGTACGCCGTCACTGGATACTGTTTCCAGG ATCCGGAATGAGAAGGCAAGGAGGTACTTGAGTAGTATGAGGAAAAAACAACCGGTATGTTTTTCTGAGAGGTTCCCCAAAGCAGATCCTGCTGCACTCAAACTTATGCAGCGGCTTTTAGCATTTGACCCCAAGGATAGACCAACGGCAGAAGAG GCGTTAGCTGATCCATATTTTAAAGGCCTTGGGAAGGTAGAGAGAGAACCATCCTGCCAGCCAATATCGAAATTTGAGTTTGAGTTTGAACGGAAAAAGGTGACAAAAGAGGACGTAAAGGAACTTATATTCCGTGAGATATTGGAGTATCATCCTCAACTTCTCAAGGATTACATGAATGGAACTGAAAAAACGAACTTCCTATATCCTAG TGCTGTAGACAATTTCCGAAGGCAATTTGCTAACTTGGAGGAAAATGGAGGGAAGGGAGGGGCAATCGTTCCATCGGACAGGAAGCATGTTTCACTCCCCAG GACTACTACAGTTCATTCTACACCAATTCCTCCAAAAGATCAGAAGTCTTCCCAAGTTCCCCAAAGGATTCCAACAG GTAGACCAGGAAGAGTGGTTGGCCCGGTAATACCATTTGAGAATTCATGTGCTATGGATCCTTACAGTCAACGAAGGGTGGCGAGGAATCCAGTACTTCCTGCAGCTGCTACCAATGTATCAGCATACGCATACCACCGAAAGTCAGACAGTTCAGAGAGAGAGTTACAGCAGGAGCTTGAAAAAGACCGCATGCAGTACCAGCCGATGCAGCGTTTCATGGATGCCAAGATGGTCTCCCCTGACTTGAGGTCTACCTCCTATTACATGCCAAAGGGTGTCCCAAAAGCCGATGTAGCAGAAAGGACTGGTTTGCAGCCAAACATGATGCAGGGAATTGCCCCGTTTAATGGCATTGCTGCAGTTGGAGGTAGCTACAATAAGGCCAGTGCTGTTCAGTATGGAGTTTCAAGGATGTACTAA
- the LOC109781564 gene encoding mitogen-activated protein kinase 8 isoform X2: protein MGSSEMDFFSEYGDANRYKIQEVIGKGSYGVVCSAIDQHTGDKVAIKKIHNIFEHLSDAARILREIKLLRLLRHPDIVEIRHIMLPPSRRDFKDIYVVFELMDTDLHQVIKANDDLTKEHHQFFLYQMLRALKYIHTANVYHRDLKPKNILANANCKLKICDFGLARVAFNDTPTTVFWTDYVATRWYRAPELCGSFFTKYSPAIDIWSIGCIFAEILTGKPLFPGKNVVHQLDLMTDLLGTPSLDTVSRIRNEKARRYLSSMRKKQPVCFSERFPKADPAALKLMQRLLAFDPKDRPTAEEALADPYFKGLGKVEREPSCQPISKFEFEFERKKVTKEDVKELIFREILEYHPQLLKDYMNGTEKTNFLYPSAVDNFRRQFANLEENGGKGGAIVPSDRKHVSLPRTTTVHSTPIPPKDQKSSQVPQRIPTGRPGRVVGPVIPFENSCAMDPYSQRRVARNPVLPAAATNVSAYAYHRKSDSSERELQQELEKDRMQYQPMQRFMDAKMVSPDLRSTSYYMPKGVPKADVAERTGLQPNMMQGIAPFNGIAAVGGSYNKASAVQYGVSRMY from the exons ATG GGTTCATCGGAGATGGACTTCTTCAGTGAATATGGCGATGCTAATAGATACAAAATTCAGGAAGTCATCGGTAAAGGGAGTTACGGTGTCGTTTGTTCAGCTATTGACCAACATACTGGCGACAAGGTGGCAATCAAGAAAATACACAATATCTTTGAGCATTTATCTGATGCTGCTCGGATCCTCCGTGAGATCAAATTACTCCGCCTATTGAGACATCCTGATATAGTTGAGATCAGGCATATAATGTTGCCTCCGTCAAGGAGGGATTTCAAGGATATTTATGTCGTCTTTGAGCTGATGGATACAGACCTCCACCAAGTCATCAAGGCCAATGATGACTTAACCAAAGAACACCATCAGTTCTTTCTCTATCAGATGCTTCGTGCACTGAAATATATTCATACCG CTAATGTTTATCATCGTGATTTGAAGCCAAAGAATATATTGGCAAATGCTAACTGTAAACTCAAAATATGTGATTTTGGGCTAGCACGAGTGGCATTCAATGACACTCCCACGACTGTATTTTGGACG GATTATGTTGCTACTAGATGGTATAGGGCTCCTGAGCTTTGTGGATCTTTCTTTACTAAG TATTCACCAGCTATTGACATATGGAGTATTGGTTGCATTTTTGCGGAGATTTTAACTGGGAAACCTTTGTTTCCTGGTAAAAATGTAGTTCACCAGTTGGATTTAATGACTGATCTCTTGGGTACGCCGTCACTGGATACTGTTTCCAGG ATCCGGAATGAGAAGGCAAGGAGGTACTTGAGTAGTATGAGGAAAAAACAACCGGTATGTTTTTCTGAGAGGTTCCCCAAAGCAGATCCTGCTGCACTCAAACTTATGCAGCGGCTTTTAGCATTTGACCCCAAGGATAGACCAACGGCAGAAGAG GCGTTAGCTGATCCATATTTTAAAGGCCTTGGGAAGGTAGAGAGAGAACCATCCTGCCAGCCAATATCGAAATTTGAGTTTGAGTTTGAACGGAAAAAGGTGACAAAAGAGGACGTAAAGGAACTTATATTCCGTGAGATATTGGAGTATCATCCTCAACTTCTCAAGGATTACATGAATGGAACTGAAAAAACGAACTTCCTATATCCTAG TGCTGTAGACAATTTCCGAAGGCAATTTGCTAACTTGGAGGAAAATGGAGGGAAGGGAGGGGCAATCGTTCCATCGGACAGGAAGCATGTTTCACTCCCCAG GACTACTACAGTTCATTCTACACCAATTCCTCCAAAAGATCAGAAGTCTTCCCAAGTTCCCCAAAGGATTCCAACAG GTAGACCAGGAAGAGTGGTTGGCCCGGTAATACCATTTGAGAATTCATGTGCTATGGATCCTTACAGTCAACGAAGGGTGGCGAGGAATCCAGTACTTCCTGCAGCTGCTACCAATGTATCAGCATACGCATACCACCGAAAGTCAGACAGTTCAGAGAGAGAGTTACAGCAGGAGCTTGAAAAAGACCGCATGCAGTACCAGCCGATGCAGCGTTTCATGGATGCCAAGATGGTCTCCCCTGACTTGAGGTCTACCTCCTATTACATGCCAAAGGGTGTCCCAAAAGCCGATGTAGCAGAAAGGACTGGTTTGCAGCCAAACATGATGCAGGGAATTGCCCCGTTTAATGGCATTGCTGCAGTTGGAGGTAGCTACAATAAGGCCAGTGCTGTTCAGTATGGAGTTTCAAGGATGTACTAA
- the LOC109781564 gene encoding mitogen-activated protein kinase 8 isoform X3 yields MDFFSEYGDANRYKIQEVIGKGSYGVVCSAIDQHTGDKVAIKKIHNIFEHLSDAARILREIKLLRLLRHPDIVEIRHIMLPPSRRDFKDIYVVFELMDTDLHQVIKANDDLTKEHHQFFLYQMLRALKYIHTANVYHRDLKPKNILANANCKLKICDFGLARVAFNDTPTTVFWTDYVATRWYRAPELCGSFFTKYSPAIDIWSIGCIFAEILTGKPLFPGKNVVHQLDLMTDLLGTPSLDTVSRIRNEKARRYLSSMRKKQPVCFSERFPKADPAALKLMQRLLAFDPKDRPTAEEALADPYFKGLGKVEREPSCQPISKFEFEFERKKVTKEDVKELIFREILEYHPQLLKDYMNGTEKTNFLYPSAVDNFRRQFANLEENGGKGGAIVPSDRKHVSLPRTTTVHSTPIPPKDQKSSQVPQRIPTGRPGRVVGPVIPFENSCAMDPYSQRRVARNPVLPAAATNVSAYAYHRKSDSSERELQQELEKDRMQYQPMQRFMDAKMVSPDLRSTSYYMPKGVPKADVAERTGLQPNMMQGIAPFNGIAAVGGSYNKASAVQYGVSRMY; encoded by the exons ATGGACTTCTTCAGTGAATATGGCGATGCTAATAGATACAAAATTCAGGAAGTCATCGGTAAAGGGAGTTACGGTGTCGTTTGTTCAGCTATTGACCAACATACTGGCGACAAGGTGGCAATCAAGAAAATACACAATATCTTTGAGCATTTATCTGATGCTGCTCGGATCCTCCGTGAGATCAAATTACTCCGCCTATTGAGACATCCTGATATAGTTGAGATCAGGCATATAATGTTGCCTCCGTCAAGGAGGGATTTCAAGGATATTTATGTCGTCTTTGAGCTGATGGATACAGACCTCCACCAAGTCATCAAGGCCAATGATGACTTAACCAAAGAACACCATCAGTTCTTTCTCTATCAGATGCTTCGTGCACTGAAATATATTCATACCG CTAATGTTTATCATCGTGATTTGAAGCCAAAGAATATATTGGCAAATGCTAACTGTAAACTCAAAATATGTGATTTTGGGCTAGCACGAGTGGCATTCAATGACACTCCCACGACTGTATTTTGGACG GATTATGTTGCTACTAGATGGTATAGGGCTCCTGAGCTTTGTGGATCTTTCTTTACTAAG TATTCACCAGCTATTGACATATGGAGTATTGGTTGCATTTTTGCGGAGATTTTAACTGGGAAACCTTTGTTTCCTGGTAAAAATGTAGTTCACCAGTTGGATTTAATGACTGATCTCTTGGGTACGCCGTCACTGGATACTGTTTCCAGG ATCCGGAATGAGAAGGCAAGGAGGTACTTGAGTAGTATGAGGAAAAAACAACCGGTATGTTTTTCTGAGAGGTTCCCCAAAGCAGATCCTGCTGCACTCAAACTTATGCAGCGGCTTTTAGCATTTGACCCCAAGGATAGACCAACGGCAGAAGAG GCGTTAGCTGATCCATATTTTAAAGGCCTTGGGAAGGTAGAGAGAGAACCATCCTGCCAGCCAATATCGAAATTTGAGTTTGAGTTTGAACGGAAAAAGGTGACAAAAGAGGACGTAAAGGAACTTATATTCCGTGAGATATTGGAGTATCATCCTCAACTTCTCAAGGATTACATGAATGGAACTGAAAAAACGAACTTCCTATATCCTAG TGCTGTAGACAATTTCCGAAGGCAATTTGCTAACTTGGAGGAAAATGGAGGGAAGGGAGGGGCAATCGTTCCATCGGACAGGAAGCATGTTTCACTCCCCAG GACTACTACAGTTCATTCTACACCAATTCCTCCAAAAGATCAGAAGTCTTCCCAAGTTCCCCAAAGGATTCCAACAG GTAGACCAGGAAGAGTGGTTGGCCCGGTAATACCATTTGAGAATTCATGTGCTATGGATCCTTACAGTCAACGAAGGGTGGCGAGGAATCCAGTACTTCCTGCAGCTGCTACCAATGTATCAGCATACGCATACCACCGAAAGTCAGACAGTTCAGAGAGAGAGTTACAGCAGGAGCTTGAAAAAGACCGCATGCAGTACCAGCCGATGCAGCGTTTCATGGATGCCAAGATGGTCTCCCCTGACTTGAGGTCTACCTCCTATTACATGCCAAAGGGTGTCCCAAAAGCCGATGTAGCAGAAAGGACTGGTTTGCAGCCAAACATGATGCAGGGAATTGCCCCGTTTAATGGCATTGCTGCAGTTGGAGGTAGCTACAATAAGGCCAGTGCTGTTCAGTATGGAGTTTCAAGGATGTACTAA